Part of the Aquabacterium sp. NJ1 genome, AAGCCGCTGCCGCCTCCCCCAAAGTGGCCCAAGCTTTCGTCATCGTCCGTGTACTCATTTCCTTTGCCGGAAACAGCACAGACCAACACGTTGGCATCGCATCCTGTGGCCCATGTCTGCAGGGGTAACTGCCAATACTCTTCGAAGAAGCGGGCCCCATACGTGCAAACAACGATGGGAACATCTGGACCCGCCCCAGCCTTAATCGCCTCGTACATCATCCTGGTCCCCGTTGGAGACGGATTGTCAGATGCATCAGCGCAGATAAGCGGCACGCAGCGGCCCCGGCTCCATACGAACAGTTTGGTCTGGGTGCCTGGGACATACTCCTCCTCGTGCCAGAGAATCCTCTTGTAATAGTGATCAACGACTTTGCCCTGCTCACATAAGAACACGGCGTTCCTGAGCTTGCCATCTACAACTACCGAGCCGCCAGCGATGAAAGGTACATCGGGGCACGATGCACTGATCATCTCCAGTTCGCGTACTGCTAACTTGTTTGGCGTCTTCTCATCGAAAGGCAAATATTCGGGGAAGACGACCAGATCAATGTCGGACGCACTCATTAGTACTTTCTGGATCCCCGATAGAGACCACAATGGATCGTGTACGTTGAGTTGAACCAGAGCTACTCGCATGGAGAAATTCTCACTTCCTAGGGACTACACCGCTCACTAGCGAACGATGCAGGCGGAACACCGTTCGTCGATAGACAGCAAGGTCTTCAATCGCAACCTTGTGATTGCTTGGGCGCTTCCACCGAGGTGAGTTGAATTCTCGATAGTCGGCCCCGCACTCCAGCAAACGGGCGGAGCACGCGACCCATGCGTGCTTCTCGTCCGCTTCGACGATCGCAAACCAATGCTCCGGATTGCACATCGCCAAGACAGTGTCACCGTCCGCAATCTGGGACAGTCTCCGGCGGTCTACGCCCGAAACGATCTCTACGCTCACGTCTCGGCAAATGGCCGAGACAAACGATTCCGCAACGGGAAGCAGTGTGCTGAAATCATCCTCGAATGCCGCGGTGCCAACATCGAATCGCAGAAAGACCTCTGGCTTGGGCACCTGTTGAATAGCACCGGGCCAGCGGTCCTTGAGGTTGGCTCCTGTCAAAGCGACAACCGCATTCGCCAAGGTGTAAAGAAAGCAGGCTCCGTCAAGGTCTCCTTGGCTGAACAACTTACGCTGAGTCATATCTCATTGGTTAATTTGGATTTGATGCACCATCACCTGAAGCGCTTCAAGTGCATTTTCCAGTCACTCGTGACCAGCCGGAATCGACCCACAGCAGTCGGTAGCAGCACCGAATAGGTTGAGCGAAACCTGACATTCGATGCACGCACTTGCAGACAGTTGCTCAAGGAAGCAGGCCGTCATGGAGCGACATTGGATTCGAATCCTGGGCATTAGCCGCGTGTAGGGCCGGGTCCTAGAACGACGCATCAGTCAAAAAGCGCCGAAACAGCTTGCGCCACCTTCGCATAGAGCCCCCGCCCACGCGACCAGAGGTTGAAGCTCCCATTCGTCTTGGGGTACGGCCTTATGAAGCGGGCATTTCGATATTGAAGACTAGTCGGTCAGCTCGGGGCTCGCCGCTTTCTGCATCAAAGGAGATTTTAAAGATCAGCTGACTTTTTTGATCTGATAAAAGGTGCAGAACAACAGGTTCGAACTTCGAGTGTGTCCATTGAAGCGGTTTTCCGACTTCATATTGAAGATCGGCAAGTGCACCGCAGAGCAAGTCCGGTACGCGCAAAGCGTCGTCGTACCAGAGGCTACCGCTCTCCTCAGGAACCGCAAAATCGAGGCGAGACGCACTAGAATCCAGCCCCCCTTGCACGCACAGCACATGATGGAGGGTGTGCGCAAAATGATGAAATAGAGAGCCTGAAGACTTCCCTGTAAGAAATCCAAGCATTGAGTCTCGATCGGTTGCCCAGACCAGTGACGACCCAGTAAGCTGTCGATGAAAAGAGTATGCTAGGTACGCCACGAGGTTCGAGACAATGACAAGATCTCGCACCACTCGCATGTTCGCGCGACGCTCTTTCAAAGCTTCCAGGAGGACTTTAAAGTCTTGTGAAAGGGCAGCGTAATCTTGTTCGCCGTCGCGCGGTTGCCACCTATCCACCATCTGATGGATCATCCCAAGATCCGACACGAGACCTCCGCGCTCGGACGCTGATAGCCGCCTGTTGCGCCCGAGGAGTACCGATACGCTAAACGTTGGGTAGCTCTTTATCAAGTCAATAAATTCGGGCCGAACCTGCTTGACTTTCTTGATGTCCTTTGGGGCGACAGATTTGAATCTCTCAAACAATTTCTGGATGTCTTCTTTAACGGGAATGAACGAAAAACTCGCGACGTCGGAGTTTTTCGTTCGATCGTTGAAGGCATAGTCAGATAACAGAAGCCAATTTCTCGCTTGCGTGTTGCTCTTCAAGAACTGCTCAAAAATGGATGCGCCGCTTTGAGCAAATGAGGCATCAAAGTGCCGAAGGAACGGGTGCAGAGCGATACCACCAGTACATTCCGTCCCTGGTTGAAATGTATCCGACTGGAAGTGGAACCCTAGTGTTTGTGTTTGCATACGCAATGATCAGCTTTGCGAGCCCCGTTTTCGACGGTTTCACGCAATGAATAGTCGCTAAAACGAAGAGCGCTAAGCAACTAAGCCAGCTACTTAGATGTGGCAGATCGATACGTCAAAGCGGTCGAGCGAACATAGTGGCTGTATTACTCGCCGCCAGCTGGCCTCCACTCGATGTCGCCGAACTCATACGCGTACACCTTCTTTGCGAATTCAAGGTTGCCCTGGACGCGGTAGTTGCTGTGATAGACACCGGAAAAAACGACAGCGGAGTTGATGTGGTCAAAGGTAGCGTCTCGCCGAATCCTGGCAACTAACTGATCGCCTCTAAAGCCGTTTTCTATCAGTCGTCCATGCGGTTGAAACTCACCCATTGATCCACTACGCTGAGGCATTGGACATGACTTCTGCGTATCGCCGTCAAGGAAGTGGTGCAGGGAAAAGACGTCCATGCACATTGATGAGTCCGCAGTGTTTTTCAGGTCCTCTGAAACGGAGCCACTGCCATACCAAAGGTTGACGTTCATGCCCTCTCTAACGACTGCATCAATGAGCGGTCTGAAATCCTGATCGCCAGCAATGAAGGTCAACTCCTCCATGTTCTTGCGATGAGTGTGCGTAAGCATGTCCACAGCAATCAAAACGTCTACCTCTTTTTGCCTAGCAATGCCCCCTCTGGCTCGCTTTGATATTCCTTCGTAGACATGCCACCGGCTTAGGCCGCGCAGGTAATTGAAGAAGTCATGCTTGGCTTTAAGTCGTGCCCCAAATTCCTCATCTGACTCGTTGTCTTTCTTCGATGGCAATGCGTCGTAATAGAAGATTTTCTTGTGATGAGCCGAAAGCTGAGGATAGGAAAAACGACCTTTGCCGTCAAACCAAAAGCTGTTGAATTTCTCCCAAGCTTGTTGAAAGTAGTTGCCATCGATGAAGAGGTAGCTGCCAGACATAGTGCTCACTAGATTTCTACTGTGGCAACTATTCTGCACCTACATCAAGGGCCGGTAGATCTGGTCCTTATCGTTGTACTTGGGGGATCGTCGCCTTACTGTTGGCGGCACATGATTCGGTCTGGGGGTGGGCTTGCCACGAATCTCTTATGGCCGCGTACATACAATACAAAGCAGATCAGCTACGCAGCAGCGAGCGGTTGGGCAAATACGCAAGGCTTGCAGTGATGGCGCTTGTACTAACGGAAAGCTGCCACTGGCGACCGGCTGCTCTTGGCAGGGTGCGGGTGCCCCTTCGCCCAACTTCGTCGCCCGAAAGCAGTCTCTTAGGGGGCACGTCCTGACTGGCCGGTTGTGGGCGGGCAATTCCGAAAGCTGGCGGGCTCGAGTCGGCCAGGAAGCGACACCGAGGCGCGACCGCTTCTCGACCTGGTCAGCGAGGACCGATAATGAACTCTTGCATCAGTCTGCAAAGAGGGGCCAGATGAAGCTAGAAGAACTGCTGGGGGACAAGAACCGTAGCGAGGAAAAAGACGCCGTCCGCGAGTTCAGCACGTATTTGACGCATGACCTTGGTTACCCGGCAAGTTCCATAAGAGCTGAAGTTTTTGTCGCGCCGGGTGCGGTTGTGGACCTTGCGGTTCTAGACCCACAGAGTTCTGCAATTCGGGCTTTGATCGAGTTCAAGCGGGACAATGGGCCAAACAGACAAAGCCTACAGCAAGGCATTAGGACGGTTGAGCGGTACCTAAAGTCCCTTCCACCAATCAAGCAAGTACGCGCTTTTGTTGTCCTCTACGGCAGAGACCGGCGGAGAATTTACGAAATTAAAGCGACTGCGACAGATCTCGATGCGGACGAAATTGCCAGCTTTCCGCGATGGAAACGGCTGCGCGTCGAGGGAGGGAGTTCCTCCGAGTCGTTAGCCAAGTTTGTGAAGTTCACCGGGGCGCTGGCCGAGGAGAGACAGCTTCTCGACCGCAGTCTCACCGAGTCTCGTAAGCACCTAATCTCGTTGCTCGACGCATCTACCGATGAGTTGGCAGAGTCAGTTCTCTC contains:
- a CDS encoding nitrilase-related carbon-nitrogen hydrolase, whose amino-acid sequence is MRVALVQLNVHDPLWSLSGIQKVLMSASDIDLVVFPEYLPFDEKTPNKLAVRELEMISASCPDVPFIAGGSVVVDGKLRNAVFLCEQGKVVDHYYKRILWHEEEYVPGTQTKLFVWSRGRCVPLICADASDNPSPTGTRMMYEAIKAGAGPDVPIVVCTYGARFFEEYWQLPLQTWATGCDANVLVCAVSGKGNEYTDDDESLGHFGGGGSGLFRPGLNTKPLQRVHRGICVVDTVSATLAFQKLP
- a CDS encoding NYN domain-containing protein — protein: MSGSYLFIDGNYFQQAWEKFNSFWFDGKGRFSYPQLSAHHKKIFYYDALPSKKDNESDEEFGARLKAKHDFFNYLRGLSRWHVYEGISKRARGGIARQKEVDVLIAVDMLTHTHRKNMEELTFIAGDQDFRPLIDAVVREGMNVNLWYGSGSVSEDLKNTADSSMCMDVFSLHHFLDGDTQKSCPMPQRSGSMGEFQPHGRLIENGFRGDQLVARIRRDATFDHINSAVVFSGVYHSNYRVQGNLEFAKKVYAYEFGDIEWRPAGGE